A part of Mesoplodon densirostris isolate mMesDen1 chromosome 10, mMesDen1 primary haplotype, whole genome shotgun sequence genomic DNA contains:
- the BAG6 gene encoding large proline-rich protein BAG6 isoform X1: MEPNDSTSTTMEEPDSLEVLVKTLDSQTRTFIVGAQMNVKEFKEHIAASVSIPSEKQRLIYQGRVLQDDKKLQEYNVGGKVIHLVERAPPQTQLPSGASSGTGSASATHGGGPPPGTRGPGASVHDRNANSYVMVGTFNLPSDGSAVDVHINMEQAPIQSEPRVRLVMAQHMIRDIQTLLSRMECRGGPQAQQSQAPPQTPAVASEPVALSSPTSEPVESEVPPREPMEAEEVEERAPAQSPELSPSGPAPAGPTPAPDTNAPNHPSPAEYVEVLQELQRLESRLQPFLQRYYEVLGAAATTDYNNNQEGREEDQRLINLVGESLRLLGNTFVALSDLRCNLACAPPRHLHVVRPMSHYTTPMVLQQAAIPIQINVGTTVTMTGNGTRPPPTPSAEAPPPGPGQASSLAPSSTTVESSTEGAAPPGPAPPPTASHPRVIRISHQSVEPVVMMHMNIQGPLSLSPYPDSGTQPGGVPSAPTGPLGPPGHGQTLGSTHIQLPSLPPEFMHAVAHQITHQAMVAAVASAAAGQQVPGFPTAPTRVVIARPTPPQARPSHPGGPPVSGALPGTGLGTNASLAQMVSGLVGQLLMQPVLVAQGTPGMAPPPAPATASASAGTTNTATTAGPAPGGPAQPPPPQPSASDLQFSQLLGNLLGPAGPGAGGPGMASPTITVAMPGVPAFLQGMTDFLQATQTAAPPPPPPPPPPPPPAPEQQTAPPPGSPSGGAGSPGGLGPESLPLEFFTSVVQGVLSSLLGSLGARAGSSESIAAFIQRLSGSSNIFEPGADGALGFFGALLSLLCQNFSMVDVVMLLHGHFQPLQRLQPQLRSFFHQHYLGGQEPTPGNIRTATHTLITGLEEYVRESFSLVQVQPGVDIIRTNLEFLQEQFNSIAAHVMHCTDSGFGARLLELCNQGLFECLALNLHCLGGQQMELAAVINGRIRRMSRGVNPSLVSWLTTMMGLRLQVVLEHMPVGPDAILRYVRRVGDPPQTLPEEPMEVQGSERTPPEPQRENASPAPGTTAEEAMSRGPPPAPEGGSRDEQDGASAETEPWAAAVPPEWVPIIQQDIHSQRKVKPQPPLSDAYLSGMPAKRRKTMQGEGPQLLLSEAVSRAAKAAGARPLTSPESLSRDLEAPEVQESYRQQLRADIQKRLQEDPNYSPQRFPNAHRAFAEDP; encoded by the exons ATGGAGCCCAATGATAGTACCAGTACCACTATGGAGGAACCTGACAGCCTGGAGGTGCTGGTGAAGACCCTGGACTCTCAGACCCGGACCTTTATTGTGGGGGCCCAG ATGAATGTAAAGGAGTTTAAGGAGCACATTGCTGCCTCTGTCAGCATCCCCTCTGAGAAACAACGGCTTATCTACCAAGGGCGAGTTCTGCAGGATGATAAGAAGCTCCAGGAATACa ATGTTGGGGGAAAGGTTATCCACCTTGTGGAACGGGCTCCTCCTCAGACTCAGCTCCCTTCTGGAGCGTCTTCTGGAACAGGGTCTGCCTCAGCCACCCATGGTGGGGGACCCCCGCCTGGTACTCGGGGGCCTGGGGCCTCTGTTCATGACCGGAATGCCAACAGCTATGTCATGGTTGGAACCTTCAATCTTCCT AGTGACGGCTCTGCTGTGGATGTTCACATCAACATGGAACAGGCCCCGATTCAG AGTGAGCCCCGAGTACGGCTGGTGATGGCTCAGCACATGATCAGGGATATACAGACCTTACTATCCCGGATGGAG TGCCGAGGGGGACCCCAAGCCCAGCAGAGTCAGGCGCCCCCACAGACGCCAGCTGTGGCCTCGGAGCCAGTAGCCTTGAGCTCTCCAACATCAGAACCGGTCGAAAGTGAAGTGCCTCCTCGGGAGCCCATGGAGGCAGAAGAGGTGGAGGAGCGTGCCCCTGCCCAGAGCCCGGAGCTCTCCCCTTCTGGCCCAGCCCCAGCGGGCCCAACACCTGCCCCAGACACAAATGCACCCAA CCATCCTTCCCCTGCGGAGTATGTTGAGGTGCTTCAGGAGCTACAGCGGCTTGAGAGCCGCCTCCAGCCCTTCCTGCAGCGCTACTATGAGGTTCTGGGCGCCGCCGCCACTACAGACTACAATAACAAT CAAGAGGGCCGTGAGGAGGACCAGCGCTTGATCAACTTGGTCGGGGAGAGCCTGCGGCTGCTGGGCAACACCTTTGTGGCGTTGTCTGACCTGCGTTGCAATCTGGCGTGTGCGCCGCCGCGTCACCTGCATGTGGTCCGGCCCATGTCTCACTACACCACCCCCATGGTGCTCCAGCAGGCAGCCATCCCCATCCAG ATCAACGTGGGGACCACTGTGACCATGACGGGGAATGGGACCCGGCCCCCTCCGACTCCCAGTGCGGAGGCACCTCCCCCTGGTCCTGGGCAGGCCTCGTCCCTGGCCCCCTCTTCTACCACTGTCGAGTCTTCGACTGAGGGAGCTGCCCCACCAGGACCGGCTCCCCCACCGACCGCCAGCCACCCGAGGGTCATCCGGATTTCCCACCAGAGCGTGGAACCCGTGGTTATGATGCACATGAACATTCAAG GGccactctctctgtctccttaCCCAGATTCTGGCACACAGCCCGGTGGAGTTCCGAGTGCTCCCACTGGCCCCCTAGGACCCCCTGGTCATGGCCAGACCCTGG GCTCCACCCACATCCagctgccctccctgccccctgagTTCATGCACGCCGTCGCCCACCAGATCACACATCAGGCCATGGTGGCAGCTGTTGCCTCCGCGGCCGCAG gaCAGCAGGTGCCAGGCTTCCCGACAGCTCCCACCCGGGTGGTGATTGCCCGGCCCACCCCTCCACAGGCTCGGCCTTCCCATCCTGGGGGGCCCCCAGTCTCGGGGGCTCTG ccGGGCACTGGTCTGGGGACCAACGCCTCTTTAGCCCAGATGGTGAGCGGCCTCGTGGGGCAGCTTCTTATGCAGCCTGTCCTTGTGG CTCAGGGGACCCCAGGAATGgctccacctccagcccctgccaCTGCGTCAGCCAGTGCCGGCACCACCAACACAGCTACCACAGCTGGCCCTGCCCCCGGAGGGCCCGCCCAGCCTCCACCTCCTCAACCCTCCGCCTCTGATCTTCAATTCTCTCAGCTTCTGGGGAACCTGCTGGGGCCTGCagggccaggggctggagggcctGGCATGGCTTCTCCCACCATTACTGTGGCGATGCCTGGTGTCCCTGCCTTTCTCCAGGGCATGACTGACTTCTTGCAG GCGACACAAACAGCTGCTCCGCCACCTCCGCCccctccgcccccacccccgcctccggCCCCAGAACAGCAGACGGCGCCTCCACCAGGGTCCCCCTCTGGTGGCGCAGGGAGTCCTGGAGGCCTGGGTCCTGAGAGCCTGCCGCTGGAGTTTTTCACCTCGGTGGTGCAGGGTGTGCTGAGTTCCCTGCTGGGCTCCCTGGGGGCTCGGGCTGGCAGCAGTGAAAGTATTGCTGCTTTCATACAACGCCTCAGTGGATCCAGCAACATCTTTGAGCCTGGGGCTGATGGGGCTCTCG GATTCTTTGGGGCACTGCTCTCTCTTCTGTGCCAGAACTTCTCCATGGTGGACGTGGTGATGCTTCTCCACGGGCATTTCCAGCCACTGCAGCGGCTCCAGCCCCAGCTGCGATCTTTCTTCCACCAGCACTATCTGGGTGGCCAGGAGCCCACACCTGGTAACATCCGG ACGGCAACCCACACATTGATCACGGGGCTAGAAGAATACGTGCGGGAGAGTTTT TCTTTGGTGCAAGTTCAGCCAGGTGTGGACATCATCCGGACAAACCTGGAATTTCTCCAAGAGCAATTTAATAGCATTGCTGCTCATGTGATGCACTGCACAG ACAGTGGATTTGGGGCCCGTTTGCTGGAGCTGTGTAACCAGGGCCTGTTTGAATGCCTGGCCCTGAACCTGCACTGCTTGGGGGGACAGCAGATGGAGCTCGCTGCTGTCATCAATGGCCGAATT CGTCGCATGTCTCGTGGAGTGAATCCGTCCTTGGTGAGCTGGCTCACCACTATGATGGGACTGAGGCTTCAGGTGGTACTGGAGCACATGCCTGTAGGCCCTGATGCCATTCTCAGATATGTTCGCAGGGTTGGTGATCCCCCCCAG ACGCTTCCTGAGGAGCCAATGGAAGTTCAGGGATCAGAGAGAACTCCCCCTGAGCCTCAG CGGGAGAATGCTTCTCCAGCCCCTGGGACAACAGCAGAAGAGGCCATGTCCCGAGGTCCGCCTCCTGCTCCTGAGGGAGGCTCCCGAGACGAGCAGGATGGAGCTTCAGCTGAGACAGAACCTTGGGCAGCTGCAGTCCCCCCA GAATGGGTCCCTATTATCCAGCAGGACATTCACAGCCAGCGGAAGGTGAAACCGCAGCCCCCCCTGAGCGATGCCTACCTCAGTGGTATGCCTGCCAAGAGACGCAAG ACGATGCAGGGTGAGGGCCCCCAGCTGCTTCTCTCAGAGGCCGTGAGCCGGGCAGCTAAGGCAGCCGGAGCTCGGCCCCTGACGAGCCCCGAGAGCCTGAGCCGGGACCTGGAGGCACCAGAGGTTCAGGAGAGCTACAGGCAGCAG ctCCGGGCTGATATACAAAAGCGACTGCAGGAAGACCCTAACTACAGCCCCCAGCGCTTCCCTAATGCCCACAGGGCCTTTGCTGAGGATCCCTAG
- the BAG6 gene encoding large proline-rich protein BAG6 isoform X8 — MEPNDSTSTTMEEPDSLEVLVKTLDSQTRTFIVGAQMNVKEFKEHIAASVSIPSEKQRLIYQGRVLQDDKKLQEYNVGGKVIHLVERAPPQTQLPSGASSGTGSASATHGGGPPPGTRGPGASVHDRNANSYVMVGTFNLPSDGSAVDVHINMEQAPIQSEPRVRLVMAQHMIRDIQTLLSRMECRGGPQAQQSQAPPQTPAVASEPVALSSPTSEPVESEVPPREPMEAEEVEERAPAQSPELSPSGPAPAGPTPAPDTNAPNHPSPAEYVEVLQELQRLESRLQPFLQRYYEVLGAAATTDYNNNQEGREEDQRLINLVGESLRLLGNTFVALSDLRCNLACAPPRHLHVVRPMSHYTTPMVLQQAAIPIQINVGTTVTMTGNGTRPPPTPSAEAPPPGPGQASSLAPSSTTVESSTEGAAPPGPAPPPTASHPRVIRISHQSVEPVVMMHMNIQGPLSLSPYPDSGTQPGGVPSAPTGPLGPPGHGQTLGSTHIQLPSLPPEFMHAVAHQITHQAMVAAVASAAAGQQVPGFPTAPTRVVIARPTPPQARPSHPGGPPVSGALPGTGLGTNASLAQMVSGLVGQLLMQPVLVAQGTPGMAPPPAPATASASAGTTNTATTAGPAPGGPAQPPPPQPSASDLQFSQLLGNLLGPAGPGAGGPGMASPTITVAMPGVPAFLQGMTDFLQATQTAAPPPPPPPPPPPPPAPEQQTAPPPGSPSGGAGSPGGLGPESLPLEFFTSVVQGVLSSLLGSLGARAGSSESIAAFIQRLSGSSNIFEPGADGALGFFGALLSLLCQNFSMVDVVMLLHGHFQPLQRLQPQLRSFFHQHYLGGQEPTPGNIRTATHTLITGLEEYVRESFSLVQVQPGVDIIRTNLEFLQEQFNSIAAHVMHCTDSGFGARLLELCNQGLFECLALNLHCLGGQQMELAAVINGRIRRMSRGVNPSLVSWLTTMMGLRLQVVLEHMPVGPDAILRYVRRVGDPPQTLPEEPMEVQGSERTPPEPQRENASPAPGTTAEEAMSRGPPPAPEGGSRDEQDGASAETEPWAAAVPPEWVPIIQQDIHSQRKVKPQPPLSDAYLSGMPAKRRKLRADIQKRLQEDPNYSPQRFPNAHRAFAEDP, encoded by the exons ATGGAGCCCAATGATAGTACCAGTACCACTATGGAGGAACCTGACAGCCTGGAGGTGCTGGTGAAGACCCTGGACTCTCAGACCCGGACCTTTATTGTGGGGGCCCAG ATGAATGTAAAGGAGTTTAAGGAGCACATTGCTGCCTCTGTCAGCATCCCCTCTGAGAAACAACGGCTTATCTACCAAGGGCGAGTTCTGCAGGATGATAAGAAGCTCCAGGAATACa ATGTTGGGGGAAAGGTTATCCACCTTGTGGAACGGGCTCCTCCTCAGACTCAGCTCCCTTCTGGAGCGTCTTCTGGAACAGGGTCTGCCTCAGCCACCCATGGTGGGGGACCCCCGCCTGGTACTCGGGGGCCTGGGGCCTCTGTTCATGACCGGAATGCCAACAGCTATGTCATGGTTGGAACCTTCAATCTTCCT AGTGACGGCTCTGCTGTGGATGTTCACATCAACATGGAACAGGCCCCGATTCAG AGTGAGCCCCGAGTACGGCTGGTGATGGCTCAGCACATGATCAGGGATATACAGACCTTACTATCCCGGATGGAG TGCCGAGGGGGACCCCAAGCCCAGCAGAGTCAGGCGCCCCCACAGACGCCAGCTGTGGCCTCGGAGCCAGTAGCCTTGAGCTCTCCAACATCAGAACCGGTCGAAAGTGAAGTGCCTCCTCGGGAGCCCATGGAGGCAGAAGAGGTGGAGGAGCGTGCCCCTGCCCAGAGCCCGGAGCTCTCCCCTTCTGGCCCAGCCCCAGCGGGCCCAACACCTGCCCCAGACACAAATGCACCCAA CCATCCTTCCCCTGCGGAGTATGTTGAGGTGCTTCAGGAGCTACAGCGGCTTGAGAGCCGCCTCCAGCCCTTCCTGCAGCGCTACTATGAGGTTCTGGGCGCCGCCGCCACTACAGACTACAATAACAAT CAAGAGGGCCGTGAGGAGGACCAGCGCTTGATCAACTTGGTCGGGGAGAGCCTGCGGCTGCTGGGCAACACCTTTGTGGCGTTGTCTGACCTGCGTTGCAATCTGGCGTGTGCGCCGCCGCGTCACCTGCATGTGGTCCGGCCCATGTCTCACTACACCACCCCCATGGTGCTCCAGCAGGCAGCCATCCCCATCCAG ATCAACGTGGGGACCACTGTGACCATGACGGGGAATGGGACCCGGCCCCCTCCGACTCCCAGTGCGGAGGCACCTCCCCCTGGTCCTGGGCAGGCCTCGTCCCTGGCCCCCTCTTCTACCACTGTCGAGTCTTCGACTGAGGGAGCTGCCCCACCAGGACCGGCTCCCCCACCGACCGCCAGCCACCCGAGGGTCATCCGGATTTCCCACCAGAGCGTGGAACCCGTGGTTATGATGCACATGAACATTCAAG GGccactctctctgtctccttaCCCAGATTCTGGCACACAGCCCGGTGGAGTTCCGAGTGCTCCCACTGGCCCCCTAGGACCCCCTGGTCATGGCCAGACCCTGG GCTCCACCCACATCCagctgccctccctgccccctgagTTCATGCACGCCGTCGCCCACCAGATCACACATCAGGCCATGGTGGCAGCTGTTGCCTCCGCGGCCGCAG gaCAGCAGGTGCCAGGCTTCCCGACAGCTCCCACCCGGGTGGTGATTGCCCGGCCCACCCCTCCACAGGCTCGGCCTTCCCATCCTGGGGGGCCCCCAGTCTCGGGGGCTCTG ccGGGCACTGGTCTGGGGACCAACGCCTCTTTAGCCCAGATGGTGAGCGGCCTCGTGGGGCAGCTTCTTATGCAGCCTGTCCTTGTGG CTCAGGGGACCCCAGGAATGgctccacctccagcccctgccaCTGCGTCAGCCAGTGCCGGCACCACCAACACAGCTACCACAGCTGGCCCTGCCCCCGGAGGGCCCGCCCAGCCTCCACCTCCTCAACCCTCCGCCTCTGATCTTCAATTCTCTCAGCTTCTGGGGAACCTGCTGGGGCCTGCagggccaggggctggagggcctGGCATGGCTTCTCCCACCATTACTGTGGCGATGCCTGGTGTCCCTGCCTTTCTCCAGGGCATGACTGACTTCTTGCAG GCGACACAAACAGCTGCTCCGCCACCTCCGCCccctccgcccccacccccgcctccggCCCCAGAACAGCAGACGGCGCCTCCACCAGGGTCCCCCTCTGGTGGCGCAGGGAGTCCTGGAGGCCTGGGTCCTGAGAGCCTGCCGCTGGAGTTTTTCACCTCGGTGGTGCAGGGTGTGCTGAGTTCCCTGCTGGGCTCCCTGGGGGCTCGGGCTGGCAGCAGTGAAAGTATTGCTGCTTTCATACAACGCCTCAGTGGATCCAGCAACATCTTTGAGCCTGGGGCTGATGGGGCTCTCG GATTCTTTGGGGCACTGCTCTCTCTTCTGTGCCAGAACTTCTCCATGGTGGACGTGGTGATGCTTCTCCACGGGCATTTCCAGCCACTGCAGCGGCTCCAGCCCCAGCTGCGATCTTTCTTCCACCAGCACTATCTGGGTGGCCAGGAGCCCACACCTGGTAACATCCGG ACGGCAACCCACACATTGATCACGGGGCTAGAAGAATACGTGCGGGAGAGTTTT TCTTTGGTGCAAGTTCAGCCAGGTGTGGACATCATCCGGACAAACCTGGAATTTCTCCAAGAGCAATTTAATAGCATTGCTGCTCATGTGATGCACTGCACAG ACAGTGGATTTGGGGCCCGTTTGCTGGAGCTGTGTAACCAGGGCCTGTTTGAATGCCTGGCCCTGAACCTGCACTGCTTGGGGGGACAGCAGATGGAGCTCGCTGCTGTCATCAATGGCCGAATT CGTCGCATGTCTCGTGGAGTGAATCCGTCCTTGGTGAGCTGGCTCACCACTATGATGGGACTGAGGCTTCAGGTGGTACTGGAGCACATGCCTGTAGGCCCTGATGCCATTCTCAGATATGTTCGCAGGGTTGGTGATCCCCCCCAG ACGCTTCCTGAGGAGCCAATGGAAGTTCAGGGATCAGAGAGAACTCCCCCTGAGCCTCAG CGGGAGAATGCTTCTCCAGCCCCTGGGACAACAGCAGAAGAGGCCATGTCCCGAGGTCCGCCTCCTGCTCCTGAGGGAGGCTCCCGAGACGAGCAGGATGGAGCTTCAGCTGAGACAGAACCTTGGGCAGCTGCAGTCCCCCCA GAATGGGTCCCTATTATCCAGCAGGACATTCACAGCCAGCGGAAGGTGAAACCGCAGCCCCCCCTGAGCGATGCCTACCTCAGTGGTATGCCTGCCAAGAGACGCAAG ctCCGGGCTGATATACAAAAGCGACTGCAGGAAGACCCTAACTACAGCCCCCAGCGCTTCCCTAATGCCCACAGGGCCTTTGCTGAGGATCCCTAG
- the BAG6 gene encoding large proline-rich protein BAG6 isoform X3 translates to MEPNDSTSTTMEEPDSLEVLVKTLDSQTRTFIVGAQMNVKEFKEHIAASVSIPSEKQRLIYQGRVLQDDKKLQEYNVGGKVIHLVERAPPQTQLPSGASSGTGSASATHGGGPPPGTRGPGASVHDRNANSYVMVGTFNLPSEPRVRLVMAQHMIRDIQTLLSRMECRGGPQAQQSQAPPQTPAVASEPVALSSPTSEPVESEVPPREPMEAEEVEERAPAQSPELSPSGPAPAGPTPAPDTNAPNHPSPAEYVEVLQELQRLESRLQPFLQRYYEVLGAAATTDYNNNQEGREEDQRLINLVGESLRLLGNTFVALSDLRCNLACAPPRHLHVVRPMSHYTTPMVLQQAAIPIQINVGTTVTMTGNGTRPPPTPSAEAPPPGPGQASSLAPSSTTVESSTEGAAPPGPAPPPTASHPRVIRISHQSVEPVVMMHMNIQGPLSLSPYPDSGTQPGGVPSAPTGPLGPPGHGQTLGSTHIQLPSLPPEFMHAVAHQITHQAMVAAVASAAAGQQVPGFPTAPTRVVIARPTPPQARPSHPGGPPVSGALPGTGLGTNASLAQMVSGLVGQLLMQPVLVAQGTPGMAPPPAPATASASAGTTNTATTAGPAPGGPAQPPPPQPSASDLQFSQLLGNLLGPAGPGAGGPGMASPTITVAMPGVPAFLQGMTDFLQATQTAAPPPPPPPPPPPPPAPEQQTAPPPGSPSGGAGSPGGLGPESLPLEFFTSVVQGVLSSLLGSLGARAGSSESIAAFIQRLSGSSNIFEPGADGALGFFGALLSLLCQNFSMVDVVMLLHGHFQPLQRLQPQLRSFFHQHYLGGQEPTPGNIRTATHTLITGLEEYVRESFSLVQVQPGVDIIRTNLEFLQEQFNSIAAHVMHCTDSGFGARLLELCNQGLFECLALNLHCLGGQQMELAAVINGRIRRMSRGVNPSLVSWLTTMMGLRLQVVLEHMPVGPDAILRYVRRVGDPPQTLPEEPMEVQGSERTPPEPQRENASPAPGTTAEEAMSRGPPPAPEGGSRDEQDGASAETEPWAAAVPPEWVPIIQQDIHSQRKVKPQPPLSDAYLSGMPAKRRKTMQGEGPQLLLSEAVSRAAKAAGARPLTSPESLSRDLEAPEVQESYRQQLRADIQKRLQEDPNYSPQRFPNAHRAFAEDP, encoded by the exons ATGGAGCCCAATGATAGTACCAGTACCACTATGGAGGAACCTGACAGCCTGGAGGTGCTGGTGAAGACCCTGGACTCTCAGACCCGGACCTTTATTGTGGGGGCCCAG ATGAATGTAAAGGAGTTTAAGGAGCACATTGCTGCCTCTGTCAGCATCCCCTCTGAGAAACAACGGCTTATCTACCAAGGGCGAGTTCTGCAGGATGATAAGAAGCTCCAGGAATACa ATGTTGGGGGAAAGGTTATCCACCTTGTGGAACGGGCTCCTCCTCAGACTCAGCTCCCTTCTGGAGCGTCTTCTGGAACAGGGTCTGCCTCAGCCACCCATGGTGGGGGACCCCCGCCTGGTACTCGGGGGCCTGGGGCCTCTGTTCATGACCGGAATGCCAACAGCTATGTCATGGTTGGAACCTTCAATCTTCCT AGTGAGCCCCGAGTACGGCTGGTGATGGCTCAGCACATGATCAGGGATATACAGACCTTACTATCCCGGATGGAG TGCCGAGGGGGACCCCAAGCCCAGCAGAGTCAGGCGCCCCCACAGACGCCAGCTGTGGCCTCGGAGCCAGTAGCCTTGAGCTCTCCAACATCAGAACCGGTCGAAAGTGAAGTGCCTCCTCGGGAGCCCATGGAGGCAGAAGAGGTGGAGGAGCGTGCCCCTGCCCAGAGCCCGGAGCTCTCCCCTTCTGGCCCAGCCCCAGCGGGCCCAACACCTGCCCCAGACACAAATGCACCCAA CCATCCTTCCCCTGCGGAGTATGTTGAGGTGCTTCAGGAGCTACAGCGGCTTGAGAGCCGCCTCCAGCCCTTCCTGCAGCGCTACTATGAGGTTCTGGGCGCCGCCGCCACTACAGACTACAATAACAAT CAAGAGGGCCGTGAGGAGGACCAGCGCTTGATCAACTTGGTCGGGGAGAGCCTGCGGCTGCTGGGCAACACCTTTGTGGCGTTGTCTGACCTGCGTTGCAATCTGGCGTGTGCGCCGCCGCGTCACCTGCATGTGGTCCGGCCCATGTCTCACTACACCACCCCCATGGTGCTCCAGCAGGCAGCCATCCCCATCCAG ATCAACGTGGGGACCACTGTGACCATGACGGGGAATGGGACCCGGCCCCCTCCGACTCCCAGTGCGGAGGCACCTCCCCCTGGTCCTGGGCAGGCCTCGTCCCTGGCCCCCTCTTCTACCACTGTCGAGTCTTCGACTGAGGGAGCTGCCCCACCAGGACCGGCTCCCCCACCGACCGCCAGCCACCCGAGGGTCATCCGGATTTCCCACCAGAGCGTGGAACCCGTGGTTATGATGCACATGAACATTCAAG GGccactctctctgtctccttaCCCAGATTCTGGCACACAGCCCGGTGGAGTTCCGAGTGCTCCCACTGGCCCCCTAGGACCCCCTGGTCATGGCCAGACCCTGG GCTCCACCCACATCCagctgccctccctgccccctgagTTCATGCACGCCGTCGCCCACCAGATCACACATCAGGCCATGGTGGCAGCTGTTGCCTCCGCGGCCGCAG gaCAGCAGGTGCCAGGCTTCCCGACAGCTCCCACCCGGGTGGTGATTGCCCGGCCCACCCCTCCACAGGCTCGGCCTTCCCATCCTGGGGGGCCCCCAGTCTCGGGGGCTCTG ccGGGCACTGGTCTGGGGACCAACGCCTCTTTAGCCCAGATGGTGAGCGGCCTCGTGGGGCAGCTTCTTATGCAGCCTGTCCTTGTGG CTCAGGGGACCCCAGGAATGgctccacctccagcccctgccaCTGCGTCAGCCAGTGCCGGCACCACCAACACAGCTACCACAGCTGGCCCTGCCCCCGGAGGGCCCGCCCAGCCTCCACCTCCTCAACCCTCCGCCTCTGATCTTCAATTCTCTCAGCTTCTGGGGAACCTGCTGGGGCCTGCagggccaggggctggagggcctGGCATGGCTTCTCCCACCATTACTGTGGCGATGCCTGGTGTCCCTGCCTTTCTCCAGGGCATGACTGACTTCTTGCAG GCGACACAAACAGCTGCTCCGCCACCTCCGCCccctccgcccccacccccgcctccggCCCCAGAACAGCAGACGGCGCCTCCACCAGGGTCCCCCTCTGGTGGCGCAGGGAGTCCTGGAGGCCTGGGTCCTGAGAGCCTGCCGCTGGAGTTTTTCACCTCGGTGGTGCAGGGTGTGCTGAGTTCCCTGCTGGGCTCCCTGGGGGCTCGGGCTGGCAGCAGTGAAAGTATTGCTGCTTTCATACAACGCCTCAGTGGATCCAGCAACATCTTTGAGCCTGGGGCTGATGGGGCTCTCG GATTCTTTGGGGCACTGCTCTCTCTTCTGTGCCAGAACTTCTCCATGGTGGACGTGGTGATGCTTCTCCACGGGCATTTCCAGCCACTGCAGCGGCTCCAGCCCCAGCTGCGATCTTTCTTCCACCAGCACTATCTGGGTGGCCAGGAGCCCACACCTGGTAACATCCGG ACGGCAACCCACACATTGATCACGGGGCTAGAAGAATACGTGCGGGAGAGTTTT TCTTTGGTGCAAGTTCAGCCAGGTGTGGACATCATCCGGACAAACCTGGAATTTCTCCAAGAGCAATTTAATAGCATTGCTGCTCATGTGATGCACTGCACAG ACAGTGGATTTGGGGCCCGTTTGCTGGAGCTGTGTAACCAGGGCCTGTTTGAATGCCTGGCCCTGAACCTGCACTGCTTGGGGGGACAGCAGATGGAGCTCGCTGCTGTCATCAATGGCCGAATT CGTCGCATGTCTCGTGGAGTGAATCCGTCCTTGGTGAGCTGGCTCACCACTATGATGGGACTGAGGCTTCAGGTGGTACTGGAGCACATGCCTGTAGGCCCTGATGCCATTCTCAGATATGTTCGCAGGGTTGGTGATCCCCCCCAG ACGCTTCCTGAGGAGCCAATGGAAGTTCAGGGATCAGAGAGAACTCCCCCTGAGCCTCAG CGGGAGAATGCTTCTCCAGCCCCTGGGACAACAGCAGAAGAGGCCATGTCCCGAGGTCCGCCTCCTGCTCCTGAGGGAGGCTCCCGAGACGAGCAGGATGGAGCTTCAGCTGAGACAGAACCTTGGGCAGCTGCAGTCCCCCCA GAATGGGTCCCTATTATCCAGCAGGACATTCACAGCCAGCGGAAGGTGAAACCGCAGCCCCCCCTGAGCGATGCCTACCTCAGTGGTATGCCTGCCAAGAGACGCAAG ACGATGCAGGGTGAGGGCCCCCAGCTGCTTCTCTCAGAGGCCGTGAGCCGGGCAGCTAAGGCAGCCGGAGCTCGGCCCCTGACGAGCCCCGAGAGCCTGAGCCGGGACCTGGAGGCACCAGAGGTTCAGGAGAGCTACAGGCAGCAG ctCCGGGCTGATATACAAAAGCGACTGCAGGAAGACCCTAACTACAGCCCCCAGCGCTTCCCTAATGCCCACAGGGCCTTTGCTGAGGATCCCTAG